TGCATCAATTACATTTTGTGTTCCAAATACATTAGTACGTGTGGCTTCAATAGGAAAAAACTCGCAGGATGGTACTTGTTTTAAAGCTGCTGCATGAAACACGTAATCTACACCACGCATGGCACGTTCTATACTATCGTAATTACGTACGTCTCCTATATAAAATTTAAGTTTATCGTTTTGTAAAGCAGTACGCATATCGTCTTGCTTTTTTTCGTCACGACTAAAGATTCTAATTTCTTTAAAGTGATCTGTATGTAAAAATCGGTTTAATACTGCATTCCCGAAAGATCCTGTACCTCCTGTGATTAATAGTGTTTTATTTTTAAACATAGGCTTATATTTCAATATTGTAATGTTGCTTTATATAGCTTTTAATTTTTTGTTTATCGTTTCCACAGGCTTTTTTGATTTCAAAAATTTTAGCATCGACAAGTATACGATACCAAAAGCCTTGTAAAAAATGCCATAAAAACCCCTCCTTACCTTCCAAAAATCCTCCTTTTAATATATAACGATAAAAAAAGTATGCGCCTGCGCGCCAAAATAATGGTAGACGTGCGTATTTAGATTTTAATTTTCTTTTGCTTTTTGCTGCTTTAGTTAAAGTTTTTGTGTCATTATTACTATCTAGTAAATCAAATTGATTACAAATTAGATTAATCATTTCGCGATTACTATAGTTGTTATGCTTTGTTGTCCACCATGATAGGTTATTTAAATTATTATCTATCATTACATTTGTAAAGCTTACGGATTGTCCCTCTAGCAACACCATATGCTCATCCATAAGTTTGTTTTCACACACTGCTTTACCACGTCTAAAAAGACGCAATATTTTTAAAACACCTGTACCACGCTTTATTTGTTTACCCATAAAATAATTATAACGTGGTAACACAACTCCAGTAATATCTTTAGATAATATTGGAAGCTTTTGTGCAATCTCTTGTTGTAAAGCAGGTGTAAGGACCTCATCTGCATCAATGCGCAAAATCCAATCTGTAGTTAAAGGTGCATTTGCTAAACCCCAATTTAATTGTTTAGCATGATTGTTTTCCCACTTATTTTGTAACACAACAGCACCTAAACTTTCTGCAATTGCAACCGTATTATCTGTAGAAAATGAATCTATTACAACAATTTGAGAAGCTATAGCTTTAACACTATTTATACAACGCGCGATATGTATCTCCTCGTTAAAGGTTAAGATAATGACACCTAAATTTTTATTATCAATCATAAATTATTGTACTAGTAACTTATAAGCGTTTACCCAATCCTTAATACGTGTTTCTATTTTGTATTTAGTGTTATTTAACGTCAAAGCGTGTTTACGATACGTTAGGTAATTTAAATCACTTAAATTATAAGCTTTATCAATTATGGCAGCCATTTTCTCTGGAGAGTTTTCAATCCAAAAACCACAATTGTATGTTTCTAACTCTTGCCAAGGTGTGTTTTTAGAGGCTATTACAGGTGTACCTTGATTAAGCGCTTCAATAACAACATTTCCAAAATTCTCGCTATGACTTGGTAATATTAAAAAATAAGCATTAGCTAACAATTGCTCTTTTTGCTTACCTGCAACATGACCTAAAAACGAAATTTTTTGTTCCATTTTATTTTGTCTAATTACTGTTTTAAGACTATCTAAATACACACTATCTCTAGCATCACAAACACCTGCAATATCCAAATATACTTTATGGTTTTTAAATGTATCGCTATTACAAACACCTTGTATTAGTCCATCTAAATTTTTTATAGGATGTATTCTGCCTAAAAACAAAAATCTAATTTCAGATGTCTTACGTTCAAGTTTTATAGAAGTAGGCATCACATTAGGTATTTGTATAACTTTATTTGGAAAAATTTTATTTATTTCAACTGTTTCTTTTAAAGCAGTACTAGCAAATGTTACCTTTTTAGTTATAAGCGTATATAATTTTAAAAGCCATTTCTTTTTTTGTTTACTAATTGCCAAAGCCTTAGTATTTAACTCGCCTCTTACTGACCAAACCACCTTTGTTTTAGGATAAAAAAAGAATGCATATAAAAAGCAAATAATACTAATTGGACTAAATAAACTTGTTAAATGGATTAAGTCTGTTTTTTTTACTTCAGCCAACATGACCTTGATGGTTTTAAAATTAAGCACACCACCTTTACCATAATACACTAAACCACAAGGCTTATCCAAAAACTGATTTGAAATTATAGGGTCTGTAATACCTGCAGTTGTAGTAACAAAAGTAGGCTGTATATTGTGCTTTTTTAGATATACACCATGCCAATATAATATTGCACCTGGACCACCAAACGTTGTGGGATAAAATGAACCTATTGGGAAAAGAATTTTCATTAAATTTTATTAGAATTAATTACCTTCCAAGATGGTGTTATTGGTTGTTCTGTTTGTAATGCAGACACAAAATACTTTGCCAAAGTAGTCCCTTCAATACACGTGCTCCAGTCCTTAATAGCTGTTTTTTTATCTCTGATATGTTCAATATTTTTTATGCAATACTTAAGTGCATTATAAGTATCGTTTTTCTTTTTATGAGAAAACACTACACCATTAAACTTGTCGATTATTAATTGTTGCGCTCCACAATTACTACTACACAATACAAATAATCCAGACATTAAAGCCTCATTAATTACTGCTCCCCAACCATCGTGACGTGACGGAAGGATATGAACATCGTAATTATCAATTAAGTGCCTAATTTCATTATTATCTTTTGTTCCTAAAAAGCGAACATTTTTTAGATCATTAGCTTTACAATACGTTTCCAAATATGCTCGTTCTTGTCCATCTCCAATAATATCCAAAATATAGTCTTGCTTAATATTTATAAAAGATTTTAATAATAAATCAACACCTTTTCTATGTGTTAATCCTCCAATAAATAAAAACTTTATAACACCTGTGTTTCTTGTTGATTTTACAACTTTAACATGCTCTACGCAGTAACTAAAAGGAATAATTTGATGTTTTTTAAAACCAAATTTAGGATACCAATTTAAAGCATGACTACCAATAGCAAACACGTTACTAATATGTTTAAAATATTTATAATCCGTTAGTATTGTTTTAAAGTAATGCAGTACACGTGGATACTTATACAAAAATGGTCCTTCAACAATTAAATGTCTTTTAACTTTATAGTTTAAACTTTGCTTAAAAGCCTGTAACACCATTGGGTTAGCTCTAATCCCAGAAAAAAAATGTTGTGCTATTAGATTATGCTCAATCAATGACTTTATTTGGGTTGCGTTTGGATTTACAACAATTTTAAACCCATCCCTTTGTTGTACAGCCTCAGTTTTCCAACCCATTAATTCACGGTGTTCTGCCATTTGCTTTTCTACCACTAATAGTACTTTAATATCTGGAAACACATTACAAATCTCTTTTATGTAAGGTAATTGATGTGGTGAAATTATATTTTGCCAAAAGATTAATGTCATAAAACAGGGTGTTTCTTTTTAAATGATAAGTTTGGGATTTGATACATTACTCCTAGTAACAACCAAAAATAGAAGAATAAGCCAGAACCTGCTGACAACCCATAGCCTTCTGCCATTAAATGCACAACAAAAAATAAGAGTAAAGCTTTATTATAGTGCACAAAACTATGCTTCGCTTTAATAGAGGCAAC
The genomic region above belongs to Olleya sp. Hel_I_94 and contains:
- a CDS encoding glycosyltransferase, whose protein sequence is MTLIFWQNIISPHQLPYIKEICNVFPDIKVLLVVEKQMAEHRELMGWKTEAVQQRDGFKIVVNPNATQIKSLIEHNLIAQHFFSGIRANPMVLQAFKQSLNYKVKRHLIVEGPFLYKYPRVLHYFKTILTDYKYFKHISNVFAIGSHALNWYPKFGFKKHQIIPFSYCVEHVKVVKSTRNTGVIKFLFIGGLTHRKGVDLLLKSFINIKQDYILDIIGDGQERAYLETYCKANDLKNVRFLGTKDNNEIRHLIDNYDVHILPSRHDGWGAVINEALMSGLFVLCSSNCGAQQLIIDKFNGVVFSHKKKNDTYNALKYCIKNIEHIRDKKTAIKDWSTCIEGTTLAKYFVSALQTEQPITPSWKVINSNKI
- a CDS encoding glycosyltransferase family 2 protein; translated protein: MIDNKNLGVIILTFNEEIHIARCINSVKAIASQIVVIDSFSTDNTVAIAESLGAVVLQNKWENNHAKQLNWGLANAPLTTDWILRIDADEVLTPALQQEIAQKLPILSKDITGVVLPRYNYFMGKQIKRGTGVLKILRLFRRGKAVCENKLMDEHMVLLEGQSVSFTNVMIDNNLNNLSWWTTKHNNYSNREMINLICNQFDLLDSNNDTKTLTKAAKSKRKLKSKYARLPLFWRAGAYFFYRYILKGGFLEGKEGFLWHFLQGFWYRILVDAKIFEIKKACGNDKQKIKSYIKQHYNIEI
- a CDS encoding glycosyltransferase family 4 protein — translated: MKILFPIGSFYPTTFGGPGAILYWHGVYLKKHNIQPTFVTTTAGITDPIISNQFLDKPCGLVYYGKGGVLNFKTIKVMLAEVKKTDLIHLTSLFSPISIICFLYAFFFYPKTKVVWSVRGELNTKALAISKQKKKWLLKLYTLITKKVTFASTALKETVEINKIFPNKVIQIPNVMPTSIKLERKTSEIRFLFLGRIHPIKNLDGLIQGVCNSDTFKNHKVYLDIAGVCDARDSVYLDSLKTVIRQNKMEQKISFLGHVAGKQKEQLLANAYFLILPSHSENFGNVVIEALNQGTPVIASKNTPWQELETYNCGFWIENSPEKMAAIIDKAYNLSDLNYLTYRKHALTLNNTKYKIETRIKDWVNAYKLLVQ